Proteins encoded within one genomic window of uncultured Desulfobacter sp.:
- a CDS encoding regulatory protein RecX: protein MTVEKAYQKALGYLAKSPKTIRQMKQYLTNKGYDDIIIEHVVVQLSEFNYLDDKAFARQFIENRIRYKPKSIYALRFELRQKGIDPALAQELLYAYKDEDLALKAVEAKKHVWKPLDESECRKKIMNYLRYRGFNYSVCQTVWQTFQRKKW, encoded by the coding sequence ATGACTGTTGAAAAAGCATACCAAAAGGCCTTGGGATATCTGGCGAAAAGCCCTAAAACCATCCGTCAGATGAAACAATATCTGACAAATAAAGGATATGACGATATCATTATCGAGCACGTTGTTGTGCAGTTGTCAGAATTTAATTACCTGGACGACAAAGCTTTTGCACGACAGTTTATCGAAAACCGAATCCGTTACAAACCAAAATCCATATATGCCCTAAGATTTGAGTTGCGCCAAAAAGGTATTGACCCAGCACTTGCCCAAGAACTGTTATATGCATACAAAGACGAGGATCTGGCGTTAAAAGCCGTTGAGGCTAAAAAACATGTCTGGAAGCCTTTGGATGAATCTGAATGCCGAAAAAAAATAATGAACTATCTGCGTTACAGAGGTTTTAATTACAGCGTGTGCCAGACCGTATGGCAGACCTTTCAAAGAAAAAAATGGTGA
- a CDS encoding PilZ domain-containing protein produces the protein MVGRKRTIERRKNKRYKAVDGAYAAISPNSNKIGQIIDISMGGLCFKYINTENKSEEAVNRNQESIFLSSMGYYVGDLPFQTVADYEITDTPSFSSMQVRKRHVKFTALTFKQLFDLDYYLKNNVSEPIKPLQSSKPK, from the coding sequence ATGGTTGGAAGAAAAAGAACCATTGAGCGTCGAAAAAACAAACGATATAAAGCAGTGGACGGTGCCTATGCAGCTATCAGCCCAAATTCAAACAAGATTGGTCAAATCATCGACATCAGTATGGGGGGGCTGTGTTTCAAATACATAAACACCGAAAACAAATCAGAAGAAGCAGTAAATAGAAACCAGGAATCTATTTTCTTGAGCAGTATGGGATATTATGTCGGTGATCTTCCATTTCAAACCGTTGCCGACTATGAAATAACGGATACACCTTCATTCAGTTCAATGCAAGTCAGAAAACGCCACGTCAAATTTACCGCTCTTACATTTAAACAGCTGTTTGACTTGGACTATTATCTGAAAAACAATGTATCAGAACCAATAAAACCCCTTCAAAGTTCAAAGCCGAAATAA
- a CDS encoding SurA N-terminal domain-containing protein: protein MLRYLRENTGNWIIKFFLAIIIVVFVFLGVGSMNAGKKNQVASVNDQAITFAEYRDAYQRMIQRLQQQFGDSLNDDLIKSMNVKQYAVNSLIDQKILEIEAQKLKIVVSDEELKQNLLSIKAFQKDGLFNMDMYKRVLGQNAMTPETFEAMQRNTIRNAKLQRMVINGITVGNQEAQAWYLFNNTKAGIKYVLIDPGTFSDVFANEDQIRAQYDDHHDLYMSEPKCKAAFLVFAPKDFEDQVKIEEASVRDFYDQNQAQFTTPEQVEASHILITVGENADEQAVAKAREEALSVYEKAIQSVDFSELAKAYSQGPSAANGGYLGRFDKTSMVKPFADAAFSMKAGDISQPVRTRFGWHIIKVTDKTPETVTPFETAKAQIQKELAASQLQDMAYNKAEDAYDAVLDGDSFEQVALVAAKKPVSTPAFTILGSELKGMGISDPGEFASTAFSLVDNEISEVKKIGNNYYLMHVLEKIDPSLRAYDDVKKEIAVKLTADLQKQTAKKAAESMLDKAGNDAANIEKIASDNDLAIESSKLFTRNEAVPGITGSEIIAQAAFSLDEKNGVYKQVLEVSGKFYIIGLKEKEIPDTAAIADNLDKVKLQLEARKQQDYYSQWLAARKENADIRINTDIIN from the coding sequence ATGCTGCGTTACCTTCGAGAAAATACAGGAAATTGGATCATAAAGTTTTTTCTGGCTATCATTATTGTTGTGTTTGTCTTTTTAGGTGTTGGCAGTATGAACGCCGGCAAGAAAAATCAAGTGGCCTCGGTGAATGATCAGGCCATCACGTTTGCGGAATACCGGGATGCGTATCAGCGCATGATTCAACGTCTTCAGCAGCAGTTTGGGGACTCCTTGAATGACGACTTGATAAAGTCGATGAATGTTAAGCAGTATGCGGTGAATAGCCTGATTGATCAAAAAATTCTGGAAATTGAGGCCCAAAAGTTAAAAATTGTTGTGTCCGATGAGGAGTTGAAACAAAATTTGCTCTCCATCAAGGCTTTCCAGAAGGACGGTCTCTTTAATATGGATATGTACAAGCGTGTGCTTGGGCAGAATGCCATGACGCCTGAAACTTTTGAAGCGATGCAGCGCAACACCATTAGAAATGCCAAACTCCAGCGCATGGTGATCAATGGTATAACCGTTGGAAATCAAGAGGCCCAGGCCTGGTATTTGTTTAACAACACAAAAGCCGGTATTAAGTATGTTTTGATTGATCCAGGCACCTTTTCTGATGTCTTTGCCAATGAAGATCAGATTCGTGCCCAATATGATGACCATCATGATTTATATATGTCTGAACCTAAATGTAAAGCGGCATTCCTTGTGTTTGCGCCCAAGGATTTCGAGGACCAGGTTAAGATTGAAGAGGCCTCGGTTCGGGATTTTTATGATCAGAACCAGGCGCAATTTACCACACCGGAACAGGTTGAGGCCAGCCATATCTTAATAACGGTTGGTGAAAATGCGGATGAGCAGGCTGTTGCCAAGGCAAGAGAAGAAGCTTTAAGCGTTTATGAAAAAGCAATCCAATCAGTAGATTTTTCAGAACTTGCCAAAGCATATTCCCAGGGTCCGTCTGCTGCAAACGGTGGGTACCTGGGCCGGTTTGACAAGACAAGTATGGTCAAACCCTTTGCTGATGCTGCATTTTCAATGAAGGCCGGCGATATTTCACAACCGGTTAGAACCCGTTTTGGTTGGCATATTATTAAGGTGACGGATAAAACACCTGAAACCGTGACGCCTTTTGAGACAGCCAAAGCACAAATTCAAAAGGAACTGGCAGCAAGCCAACTTCAGGATATGGCATATAATAAGGCAGAGGATGCCTATGACGCTGTGCTTGACGGAGATTCCTTTGAACAAGTTGCGTTAGTTGCAGCTAAGAAGCCGGTAAGCACACCTGCTTTTACTATCCTGGGATCAGAACTTAAGGGTATGGGTATTTCAGATCCTGGTGAGTTTGCCTCCACGGCCTTTTCCCTTGTTGATAATGAGATCAGTGAAGTCAAGAAGATTGGAAATAATTATTATTTGATGCATGTGCTTGAAAAGATAGATCCAAGCTTACGTGCCTACGACGATGTAAAAAAGGAAATTGCAGTTAAATTGACGGCTGATTTGCAAAAACAAACTGCCAAGAAAGCGGCTGAGTCAATGCTTGACAAAGCAGGTAATGACGCAGCAAATATTGAAAAAATTGCCAGCGACAACGATCTTGCGATTGAATCCAGCAAGTTGTTCACTCGCAACGAAGCTGTTCCCGGTATTACCGGGTCTGAGATAATTGCACAAGCTGCCTTTTCTCTTGATGAAAAAAATGGTGTCTATAAACAAGTCCTTGAAGTGTCTGGAAAATTTTACATTATCGGTCTGAAAGAAAAAGAGATACCTGACACAGCTGCCATTGCCGATAATCTTGATAAAGTTAAACTGCAGCTTGAGGCTCGAAAACAACAGGATTATTATTCTCAATGGCTGGCGGCCCGGAAAGAGAACGCTGACATTCGGATAAATACAGATATTATTAACTGA
- a CDS encoding IS66 family insertion sequence element accessory protein TnpB — MPKSRKGTNEKLNRYWKSNIERWAASGLTQTEYCRRNDLSKDRFTYWKRKFKRQNLPVEFIQLPMSANIHRTGLKLNLGQGVQIEIPDGFTSETLERVLATLKSIS, encoded by the coding sequence ATGCCAAAATCAAGGAAAGGAACAAATGAAAAACTTAACAGATACTGGAAATCAAACATCGAGCGCTGGGCGGCGTCAGGGCTGACTCAAACAGAATATTGCAGACGCAATGACCTGTCCAAAGACAGGTTCACATATTGGAAAAGAAAATTTAAACGACAAAACCTTCCTGTAGAATTTATCCAGTTGCCGATGTCCGCCAATATTCATAGGACCGGATTAAAGTTAAACCTTGGCCAGGGGGTTCAAATAGAAATCCCGGACGGCTTCACCAGCGAGACACTTGAAAGAGTTCTTGCGACCTTGAAATCCATCTCATGA
- the tnpB gene encoding IS66 family insertion sequence element accessory protein TnpB (TnpB, as the term is used for proteins encoded by IS66 family insertion elements, is considered an accessory protein, since TnpC, encoded by a neighboring gene, is a DDE family transposase.): MMNFAPDTKVYLALGTTDMRKAINGLAVIVSEQMQLDIFSESLFVFCNRAQTILKILYWDKNGFCLWQKRLEKDRFKWPNSSKEVMNITSRELTWLVEGLNINQAHKPLKYSMIF; this comes from the coding sequence ATGATGAACTTTGCACCGGACACAAAAGTCTATCTGGCTCTGGGCACGACGGACATGCGCAAAGCGATTAACGGCCTTGCCGTTATCGTGAGTGAGCAAATGCAGTTGGATATATTTTCAGAATCCCTGTTTGTGTTCTGCAACCGGGCACAAACCATTTTAAAAATTTTATACTGGGATAAAAACGGTTTTTGCCTGTGGCAAAAGCGCCTTGAGAAAGACCGGTTCAAATGGCCGAATTCATCAAAAGAGGTCATGAATATCACCAGCCGGGAACTGACCTGGCTGGTCGAGGGATTGAATATAAATCAGGCTCATAAGCCCCTAAAATACTCTATGATTTTTTAG
- a CDS encoding IS66 family transposase has protein sequence MTRDTLKNAESLDEVKDIALNLFDENIILQEQIKSLQDRLFGRKSEKTPKDGEQMSLFDMPEPELPILNEDDTVTITEHARKKRGRKPLPADLPRVDAVHKLSEDDRKCNCGCLKDKIGEEVSEQLEYIPAKVRVIRNIRYKYACKNCEGVEDDGPTVSIARMPDQIIPKSIATPGLLAHILTAKFADALPFYRQEKQFARIGIELARSTMCNWGMKVADACEILIGMMKDDVLANPMIGIDETPLQVLKGPRKSKSYMWIFRGGPPGKPIILFEYHPTRSGDVVSTFLNGYKGIVQTDGYAGYDFLDTKKDIVHVGCWVHARRKFKEVTKALGNKANSSGNAGSALLYISKLYKIEKEAREQGLSAEQLYNMRQSQAIPILTEFKKWIDERVNKVPPKSLLGKAINYTLGQWPRLIQYTTEGFIRPDNNLVENAIRPFVIGRKNWLFSDTVQGAKASAAIYSLIETAKSNGLEPYWYLKYLFRHLPEAMTNDDFLALLPYNVKKEKISESVPC, from the coding sequence ATGACAAGAGACACTCTCAAAAACGCTGAAAGCCTGGATGAAGTCAAAGACATCGCCTTGAATTTGTTTGATGAGAACATAATTCTTCAAGAGCAGATTAAATCCCTCCAGGACAGGCTTTTTGGTCGCAAATCAGAAAAAACGCCCAAAGATGGCGAACAAATGTCTCTTTTTGATATGCCGGAGCCTGAGCTTCCGATCCTGAATGAGGACGATACCGTCACCATTACTGAGCATGCCCGCAAAAAACGTGGCCGCAAACCACTGCCGGCAGATCTTCCCCGTGTAGATGCTGTTCATAAACTCAGTGAGGATGACAGAAAATGCAATTGTGGCTGTTTGAAAGATAAAATCGGTGAAGAAGTCTCTGAACAACTTGAGTACATCCCTGCCAAGGTCAGGGTGATTCGAAATATCCGATATAAATATGCTTGCAAAAACTGCGAGGGTGTTGAAGATGACGGCCCCACGGTATCCATTGCCAGGATGCCGGATCAGATTATTCCCAAAAGTATTGCCACTCCAGGACTGCTTGCCCATATCCTGACCGCCAAATTTGCAGATGCTTTGCCGTTTTATCGTCAAGAAAAGCAGTTTGCCAGGATCGGCATTGAGCTTGCCAGGTCAACCATGTGTAACTGGGGCATGAAGGTGGCTGATGCCTGTGAAATTCTCATCGGCATGATGAAGGATGACGTTTTGGCCAACCCCATGATCGGTATTGATGAAACGCCTCTTCAAGTTTTAAAAGGACCCCGCAAATCCAAATCTTATATGTGGATTTTCAGGGGCGGGCCACCAGGCAAGCCGATTATCTTGTTCGAATATCATCCGACAAGGTCGGGGGATGTTGTTTCAACATTTTTGAACGGTTATAAGGGCATCGTCCAGACGGACGGATATGCTGGGTATGATTTCCTGGATACCAAAAAAGATATTGTTCATGTTGGGTGTTGGGTTCATGCTCGTCGAAAGTTCAAAGAGGTAACAAAAGCGCTTGGCAACAAGGCGAATTCTTCCGGGAATGCCGGTTCGGCATTGTTGTATATCAGCAAGCTTTATAAAATTGAAAAAGAAGCACGGGAACAAGGGCTTTCTGCGGAACAATTGTACAATATGAGACAATCCCAGGCGATTCCAATTCTTACCGAGTTTAAGAAGTGGATAGATGAAAGAGTAAACAAGGTTCCGCCCAAAAGCCTGCTTGGCAAGGCAATCAATTATACCCTCGGCCAATGGCCCCGATTGATCCAATACACAACGGAAGGGTTCATTCGACCGGACAACAATTTGGTTGAAAATGCCATCCGACCTTTTGTCATCGGTCGTAAAAACTGGCTGTTTTCCGATACGGTTCAAGGTGCAAAGGCGAGTGCGGCAATTTACAGTCTGATAGAAACTGCAAAATCCAATGGCCTGGAACCGTACTGGTATCTCAAGTACCTGTTTCGGCATCTGCCTGAGGCAATGACAAATGATGATTTTCTGGCGTTGCTCCCCTACAATGTGAAAAAAGAAAAAATTTCTGAATCTGTCCCTTGCTGA
- a CDS encoding IS66 family transposase, producing the protein MDIIFEKVVDHVDAEIKECPNCNTTVKGSFPEDMPGPLQYGNGLKAFAIHLIISQMVALNRVQKQISAMIGAVISEATLLKFVWRLYQALENWETQSIEAILQSPSIHVDETSFRVDRKNYWIHVYSSGGTTLKLLHRKRGKEAIVDLNIIPRYGGVIIHDCWASYLSYDHCGHGLCGSHLLRELTFIVDSNHYRWASNMKKLLQETCRKVAKRQEKCLTDKEYVNLQKRFRNILTRGEKELPAILPKPKGKRGKMAKSDAHNLWERLKKHEVAVLLFAKDPYVPFTNNRAERDLRMAKVKQKISGCFRRQQYAHAYCRISSYLQTMANKGVNPLVSIQLALTGEIPGVNFDRGE; encoded by the coding sequence ATAGATATCATCTTTGAAAAAGTCGTGGATCATGTTGATGCCGAAATTAAAGAGTGCCCCAACTGTAACACGACGGTCAAAGGAAGCTTTCCAGAGGATATGCCAGGCCCCTTGCAATATGGAAATGGACTCAAAGCATTTGCCATCCATTTGATCATCAGTCAAATGGTTGCCCTTAACCGGGTTCAAAAACAGATTTCCGCCATGATCGGTGCGGTAATTTCAGAAGCAACTCTCCTCAAGTTTGTTTGGCGACTTTATCAGGCACTTGAAAACTGGGAAACTCAATCAATAGAAGCTATTCTCCAGTCTCCATCAATCCATGTTGACGAGACATCCTTCAGGGTGGATCGAAAAAATTATTGGATACATGTATATTCTTCCGGTGGAACCACCCTGAAATTACTTCATCGAAAGCGAGGCAAGGAGGCGATAGTAGATTTGAACATTATTCCCCGCTATGGTGGAGTAATAATCCACGATTGCTGGGCCTCATATTTGTCGTACGATCATTGTGGACATGGGCTTTGTGGTTCCCACCTTTTAAGAGAGTTAACATTTATTGTCGATTCCAATCATTACAGGTGGGCCAGCAACATGAAAAAGCTTTTGCAGGAAACCTGCCGTAAAGTAGCAAAGCGCCAGGAAAAGTGCCTGACTGATAAAGAATACGTTAATTTGCAAAAGCGGTTCCGCAACATCCTTACGCGAGGAGAGAAAGAGCTGCCGGCAATCCTGCCGAAACCAAAAGGCAAACGCGGCAAAATGGCCAAATCAGATGCCCACAATCTTTGGGAAAGGCTCAAAAAACATGAAGTGGCTGTTCTCCTGTTTGCCAAGGACCCATATGTTCCTTTCACCAATAACCGGGCTGAGCGTGATCTTCGAATGGCAAAGGTGAAGCAGAAAATATCCGGGTGTTTTCGACGTCAGCAATATGCGCATGCTTATTGTCGAATTTCAAGTTACCTGCAAACCATGGCCAACAAAGGAGTGAATCCTCTTGTTTCCATTCAGCTTGCTTTGACTGGTGAAATTCCCGGGGTCAATTTTGACCGGGGTGAGTAG
- a CDS encoding glutaredoxin domain-containing protein, which produces MLTVYGAAWCPHCTETVSYLEHKNIAFNYVDIESAPDDLVQQVIEVNGGDDWVVPTLENDGKWRPGKVFNPHEMDSDLKALGLKLD; this is translated from the coding sequence ATGTTAACCGTTTACGGCGCGGCATGGTGTCCCCATTGCACAGAGACCGTTTCCTATTTGGAACATAAAAATATTGCGTTTAATTATGTTGATATTGAATCGGCACCCGATGATTTGGTACAGCAGGTCATTGAAGTTAACGGAGGTGATGACTGGGTAGTGCCCACACTTGAGAACGATGGTAAGTGGCGGCCCGGCAAGGTGTTTAACCCTCATGAGATGGACAGCGATTTGAAAGCGCTTGGCCTGAAACTGGACTGA
- a CDS encoding Do family serine endopeptidase: MKPVDKKITIFTACLMFFGLLAFPALSGARTRMVPENFSELAQQAKPGVVNIQTVKTIKGGGRVFRHFFGSPFGNQPGLDDFFGGIPRSRREKSLGSGFIVDKTGYIVTNNHVIKDADQIKVILHDDQEYDARIIGADPITDLALIKIDAKNLKPLEFGSSKDAKVGSWVVAIGSPFGLEQTVTAGIVSAKGRILGSGPYDDYIQTDASINPGNSGGPLLNMDGEVVGINTAIIKSGQGIGFAIPSDLATSVIEQLKDSKRVSRGWLGVSIQDVSKEMSEYYNLDPDEGVYVAKAYEDNPAYEAGIRQGDVIISVEGVKISSSRDLTMTIANLKVGSKVDVDVIRHGKNKTFTVKLGERPDNPEGSQLGEELNSFDDFGFMFKPLNKDLADQLGYPSSIKGLVVTQIDQGSQAAMSGVRTGDLLVEINHKKINSVGDYTGTMNKIKKGQTVYMVFMRGNVQKFVVRFEK, from the coding sequence ATGAAACCTGTGGATAAAAAAATTACAATTTTCACTGCATGTCTAATGTTCTTTGGTCTTTTGGCCTTTCCTGCACTGTCTGGGGCCAGGACTCGGATGGTTCCGGAAAATTTTTCAGAACTGGCGCAGCAGGCCAAACCTGGTGTGGTAAATATCCAGACCGTAAAGACAATCAAGGGTGGCGGTCGGGTTTTTCGGCACTTTTTCGGTTCCCCATTCGGCAACCAACCCGGATTGGACGACTTTTTTGGTGGGATACCCAGAAGTCGCAGGGAAAAAAGCCTTGGATCCGGCTTTATCGTTGATAAAACAGGATACATTGTTACCAATAACCATGTGATCAAAGATGCGGATCAGATCAAGGTTATCCTTCATGATGACCAAGAGTATGATGCTCGGATCATCGGTGCGGACCCGATAACAGACCTTGCATTGATAAAGATTGATGCCAAAAATCTTAAACCGTTGGAATTCGGATCTTCCAAGGATGCGAAGGTGGGGTCCTGGGTTGTGGCCATCGGGTCCCCCTTTGGTCTTGAGCAGACCGTCACCGCCGGCATCGTTTCCGCTAAGGGGCGAATCCTCGGTTCAGGACCTTACGATGATTATATTCAGACCGATGCGTCTATTAACCCGGGTAACTCCGGCGGGCCGTTGCTGAATATGGACGGGGAAGTGGTCGGTATTAATACTGCTATTATTAAATCCGGTCAGGGTATTGGCTTTGCCATCCCTTCGGATCTTGCCACCAGTGTCATTGAACAGCTGAAGGACTCCAAGCGTGTATCCAGAGGGTGGTTGGGCGTTTCCATCCAGGATGTCAGTAAAGAAATGAGTGAATATTATAATTTGGATCCGGATGAAGGTGTTTACGTGGCAAAAGCCTATGAGGATAATCCTGCATACGAGGCCGGAATCCGCCAGGGAGATGTGATTATCAGTGTTGAAGGGGTAAAAATCAGCTCTTCTAGAGATTTGACCATGACCATTGCCAATTTAAAAGTAGGCTCCAAAGTCGATGTTGACGTGATTCGTCACGGAAAAAATAAAACCTTTACGGTTAAGCTTGGTGAACGCCCGGATAACCCGGAAGGTTCCCAGCTCGGAGAAGAACTTAATAGCTTTGATGATTTTGGTTTTATGTTTAAACCTTTGAACAAGGATTTGGCAGATCAGCTTGGCTACCCCTCGTCCATTAAAGGACTTGTCGTGACCCAGATTGATCAAGGGTCCCAGGCGGCAATGTCCGGCGTGAGAACAGGGGATCTTTTGGTGGAAATAAACCATAAAAAAATCAACAGCGTAGGTGACTATACCGGAACGATGAATAAGATAAAGAAAGGACAGACCGTTTATATGGTCTTCATGCGGGGTAACGTCCAGAAATTTGTGGTCCGGTTTGAAAAATAG
- a CDS encoding HAMP domain-containing sensor histidine kinase, with the protein MPKFFHTGFFRSIAFRLTVWYAGIFSISSCVAFGLFYFLATQTIMNQVDQELMDKAGYFRTVISRGGIVGAQNLAVIEAQAAGEKQIFFRLLYPTGEVFASSSMSYWKDVRINKKMVDRLLASRVPVFQTVHIAGQELKARMMYTFVASNVILQSGLAMNSYSRFLTGFKKIFSISMGFVILFSAVSGMFLSREALYGVAAIRATAGTITGSNLNERVPESGSRDELDLLAVTFNRMLDRISALVKSMREMSDNIAHDLKSPLTRIRGFAELALIQETEGDIESYRTMAANTIEESDHLLDMINTMLVISRAEAGEAEFECAPVDLSAMIIDAWDLFVPLAEDKQIAFTQQVDPGMWIQGDAGMLQRAFGNLIDNAIKYTPEKGHVHLTLHACGKELVEIQVKDSGPGIDPANREKIFERFFREESSRTTPGTGLGLSLAKTIIEQHGGAISAHPGGDEGSIFIVTLPHRNFQII; encoded by the coding sequence ATGCCTAAATTTTTCCACACCGGTTTTTTCAGGAGCATCGCCTTTCGTCTGACCGTATGGTATGCAGGTATCTTTTCCATCTCATCCTGTGTGGCCTTCGGCCTCTTTTATTTTCTTGCCACCCAGACCATCATGAATCAGGTGGATCAGGAACTCATGGACAAGGCCGGATATTTTCGTACGGTCATCAGCCGGGGGGGCATTGTCGGTGCTCAGAATTTGGCCGTGATCGAAGCCCAGGCTGCCGGGGAAAAGCAGATTTTCTTCAGGCTGCTTTATCCCACAGGCGAGGTTTTTGCCTCCTCTTCAATGTCCTATTGGAAGGATGTCCGCATAAATAAGAAAATGGTGGACCGGCTTCTGGCGTCCCGGGTTCCGGTGTTTCAAACGGTTCACATTGCAGGTCAGGAGCTAAAGGCAAGAATGATGTATACCTTTGTGGCATCCAATGTTATTTTGCAATCTGGTCTTGCCATGAATTCGTATTCCCGGTTTTTGACGGGTTTTAAAAAAATATTTTCTATTTCCATGGGATTTGTAATTTTATTTTCAGCGGTTTCCGGTATGTTTTTATCCCGGGAGGCCCTTTACGGTGTTGCGGCCATCAGGGCGACAGCCGGCACCATAACCGGATCCAATCTGAACGAACGGGTTCCCGAATCCGGCAGCCGGGATGAACTTGATCTTCTGGCCGTGACCTTTAACCGGATGCTGGATCGGATTTCAGCATTGGTAAAAAGTATGCGCGAAATGTCCGATAATATCGCCCATGATCTTAAAAGCCCACTGACGCGGATAAGGGGATTTGCTGAACTGGCATTGATCCAGGAGACTGAAGGGGATATCGAGTCCTACCGAACTATGGCGGCCAACACCATTGAAGAATCCGATCATCTGCTGGACATGATTAATACCATGCTGGTTATCTCCCGGGCCGAGGCTGGAGAAGCTGAATTTGAGTGTGCGCCTGTGGATTTAAGTGCCATGATTATTGACGCGTGGGATCTGTTTGTCCCCCTGGCCGAGGACAAACAGATCGCCTTTACCCAGCAGGTTGATCCCGGGATGTGGATACAAGGGGATGCCGGTATGCTCCAACGTGCCTTTGGTAATCTGATTGACAATGCCATCAAATATACCCCTGAAAAAGGCCACGTCCATTTGACGCTGCACGCTTGTGGTAAAGAACTGGTGGAGATTCAGGTCAAAGATTCCGGGCCCGGCATTGATCCTGCAAACCGGGAAAAAATTTTCGAACGATTTTTTCGGGAAGAATCTTCCCGGACAACGCCGGGTACAGGGCTTGGCCTAAGTCTTGCCAAAACCATTATAGAACAGCATGGGGGTGCAATTTCAGCGCATCCCGGTGGAGATGAGGGAAGTATTTTTATCGTGACATTACCGCATCGTAATTTTCAGATCATTTAA
- a CDS encoding response regulator transcription factor: MRLLLVEDDEKIARFVEKGLKSSGFAVDVAGTGPDGLDMALGADFDTLIIDIMLPGMDGFALIEKLRAKGKNTPIIVLSARGRVGDRVKGLEAGADDYLTKPFSFSELLARVQALIRRAGNSTEPVSLSYADLSVDIVKRQVKRGDDFIELQPLEFSLLEYLVRNRERVVSKTMIMEHVWNYNFDPMTNVVEARICRLRDKIDKGYPSKLIHTVRGAGYVLKAEDA; this comes from the coding sequence ATGAGACTGCTATTAGTTGAAGATGATGAAAAAATAGCCAGGTTTGTTGAAAAAGGCCTAAAGTCCTCCGGGTTTGCCGTGGATGTGGCCGGTACAGGTCCGGATGGCCTTGATATGGCGTTAGGTGCGGATTTTGATACCTTGATTATCGACATTATGTTGCCGGGTATGGATGGATTTGCCCTCATAGAAAAATTGCGGGCAAAGGGGAAAAATACGCCTATTATTGTACTCAGTGCCCGGGGCAGGGTGGGGGACCGGGTCAAGGGGCTTGAAGCCGGCGCAGATGACTACCTGACCAAGCCCTTTTCTTTTTCGGAACTGCTGGCCCGGGTTCAGGCACTTATCCGGCGGGCTGGGAACAGCACTGAGCCTGTGTCACTATCGTATGCCGATTTAAGTGTGGATATCGTCAAACGCCAGGTCAAAAGAGGAGATGATTTTATCGAATTGCAGCCCTTGGAATTTTCTTTGCTGGAATATCTGGTGCGTAACCGGGAGCGCGTGGTTTCAAAAACCATGATCATGGAACATGTCTGGAATTATAATTTTGACCCCATGACCAATGTGGTGGAAGCTCGTATCTGCCGGCTGCGTGATAAGATCGACAAGGGGTACCCTAGCAAGCTGATCCACACCGTCCGTGGTGCCGGGTATGTATTAAAGGCTGAAGATGCCTAA